The genomic window GTCGCGCTGGACGAGTGCAAGGCGGAACTGGACGATTTCTACGCCATGCTTGCCCGCCCCGCGCCCGAGGCCGAGGCGCCCGCCGCCATGGTCGAATGGGTGCTCGAACCCCTGCATGACGATTTGAACACGCCGCTGGCGCTCGCCCGCCTGCGCGACCTCCGCACGCTGGAAAACGTCGCCTCCGTCGGCGGCTCCCCCGCCGCCGTGCATGCCCGCACGCCCGCCCCCTGGGACCCGGCACCGGGCGAGGCGCGCGCCGCCATTCTCGAAGCCGCGCAAATTCTGGGCCTGCCCCTGCACGACGCCGCCGCTTGGCGCCAGGGTGGCGGCGATGCCGAGGTCGAGGCCGCCATCGCCGCCCGCCTCGCCGCCCGCGCCGCCAAGAACTGGAAGGAGGCCGACCGCATCCGCGACGACCTGAAGGCCCAGGGCATTATCCTGGAGGATGGCGCCGGCGGCACGACGTGGCGTAGAGCCTGATGCGTGAGGAAGGCGCCGCCCCCTTGTCGCGCCGGAGGGCGAGACGCCCATCATCGTCCTCGTCCGCCCGCAACTGCCCGAGAATATCGGCACCACCGCCCGCGCCATGGCCAATGGCGGCCTGTTCCACCTGCGGCTGGTGGCGCCGCGCGAGGGCTGGCCGAAGGAACGCGCCTGGGCCGCCGCCTCCGGCGCCGACCGCATCCTGGACGCCGCCACGGTCCACCCCACGGTGGACGACGCCATCGCCGATTGCCACCGCGTCTTCGCCACCTGTCCGCGCCCGCGCCATGTCATCATGCCCGTGATGACGGCCCGCGCCGCCGCCACCGAACTGCGCGGCCTGCGCGCCCGCAACCTCCGCACCGCCATCCTCTTCGGCCCCGAGCGCGCGGGGCTGGAGGCCGAGGACCTGGCCCGCGCCGACACGCTGGTGCGCTACCCGCTGAACCCGGAATTTTCGTCATTGAACCTGGCCCAGGCCGTCATGGTGCTGGCCTATGAATGGTGGGTGGCGGCCGATGAAACCCCGCCCGTGCGGCTGCAAACCCACAAGACCGGCGTCGCCACCCGCGACTCCCTCGAAAACTTCATGGGCCACCTGATCGCGGAGCTGGACGCCTGCGGCTTCCTGCGCAACGAAGCCAAGCGCCCCGGCATGGTGCGCAATCTGCGCCATTGGTTCACCCGTGGCGAAGTGACCGAGCAGGAGCTGCGCACGCTGCACGGCGTGGTGGCCGAGCTCTCGCGCGGCCGCATGCGCCATGGCCGCCCCGAACCCGACGCCTCAAGGACCCCCGATGACGACTGAAGACGAGGCCCACGCCACGCTGCGCGCCCGCGGCCGGCGGGAGATGCGCGAAATCCTGGGCGCGCCCTTCACCGAGGCGCATGACGCCGCGACCACGCCCTTCACCGCGCCCGTCGCCGCGCTGGTGGAGGAGATGGCCTATGCCAGCCTCTGGACGCGCCCGCATCTGGACCGCAGGCAGCGCAGCCTCATCACGCTGGCCATGCTCTGCGCGCTGAACCATCCGGAGGAGCTGCGCATCCATCTCGTCGCCGCGCTGAACAATGGCTGCACGGCGGAGGAAATCCGCGAGGTCTTCACCCATGCCGTCGCCTATTGCGGCTTCCCCTCCGCCATTGATGCGCTGCGCATGGCCGAGGCGGTGCTGAAGGAAGAGGGGAAGCTGTAGCGCCGTCACGTTTGCGCCATGGGCCGACCCGTGGCGAAATGACCCGGTGCGGTCAACGCCGGGAGGAACGAAGATGAACGAACAGGAAGCCCACGCCACGCTGCGCGCCCGCGGTCGGCAGGAGATGCGCGAAATCCTGGGCGCCGCCTACACCGACGCGCGCGACGCCAGCACCACCCCCTTCAACCAGGCCATCCGCGCCCTGTCGGAGGAGATGGCCTACGCCACCCTCTGGACCCGCCCGCATCTCGACCGCAAGCAGCGCAGCCTCATCACGCTCGGCATGCTGTGTGCGCTGAACCACCCGCACGAACTCCGCATCCATCTGGTGGCCGCGCTGAACAATGGCTGCACGGCGGAGGAGATCAGCGAGGTCTTCACCCACGCCGTCGCCTATTGCGGCTTCCCCGCCGCCATTGACGCGCTGCGCATGGCGGAGCAGGTGCTGAAGGAACAAGGCAAACTGTAAGCCTGGATCGGTGCGGCTGCTTCGCGCCGTCGGCGACGATCAGGCGCCCTCCATCCGCGGGTCCGGCACCCGCGCCGCCGCCAGCACATCCACCCGCGCCGCCCCGCCCGCCAGCAGGGCGCGGGCGCAGGCATCGGCCGTGGCGCCGCTGGTCAGCACGTCATCCACCAGCACCACCCGCCGCCCGGCCAACAGCCGCGCGGCGCCAGGCGCCAGCCCGAAGGCGCCTTCCAGCTCCATCGCGCGGTCGCGCGCGCCCATCTCGCCCAGGGGCCGCGTGCGCCGCAGCCGTCGCAGCAGCAGCGGCCGGTGCGGCACGCCCGACAGGCGTGACAGCGCCGCCGCCAGCAGCGCCGCCTGGTTGTGCCGCCGCGCGAAGAGGCGCCAGCGGTGCAGCGGCACGGGCAGCAGCATGTCGGCCTCGGCCAGCAATTCGCGCCCCGCGCGGGCCATGTGGCGGGCGAGGGGGCGGGCCATCTCCACCGCGTCGCGGTGCTTGAAGGGCAGGATCAGCGCCTTGGCGCCGGCGTCATAGCGCAGCGCCGCGCGGGCTGCGGTGAAGGCAGGGGGGCCTCGACGCAGGCCTCGCACCAGGCGCCGTCGGCCATGGGCGTGCCCATGCCCGCATGCGGGAAGGGCACCCCGCAACGCACGCAGAAGGGCGCCGAGACGAAGGAAAGCTTGCCGAAGCAGTCGGCGCAGAGCCCGCCCTGCGCCTCCACCGGGGCGTCGCAGGTCAGGCAATGGGGGGGCAGCAGCGCGTCCAGCGCGCCGATGCCCAGTCGCCGTAAGGCCCCCGCT from Roseococcus microcysteis includes these protein-coding regions:
- a CDS encoding carboxymuconolactone decarboxylase family protein, translating into MNEQEAHATLRARGRQEMREILGAAYTDARDASTTPFNQAIRALSEEMAYATLWTRPHLDRKQRSLITLGMLCALNHPHELRIHLVAALNNGCTAEEISEVFTHAVAYCGFPAAIDALRMAEQVLKEQGKL
- a CDS encoding carboxymuconolactone decarboxylase family protein; amino-acid sequence: MTTEDEAHATLRARGRREMREILGAPFTEAHDAATTPFTAPVAALVEEMAYASLWTRPHLDRRQRSLITLAMLCALNHPEELRIHLVAALNNGCTAEEIREVFTHAVAYCGFPSAIDALRMAEAVLKEEGKL
- a CDS encoding RNA methyltransferase, which produces MIVLVRPQLPENIGTTARAMANGGLFHLRLVAPREGWPKERAWAAASGADRILDAATVHPTVDDAIADCHRVFATCPRPRHVIMPVMTARAAATELRGLRARNLRTAILFGPERAGLEAEDLARADTLVRYPLNPEFSSLNLAQAVMVLAYEWWVAADETPPVRLQTHKTGVATRDSLENFMGHLIAELDACGFLRNEAKRPGMVRNLRHWFTRGEVTEQELRTLHGVVAELSRGRMRHGRPEPDASRTPDDD
- a CDS encoding double zinc ribbon domain-containing protein — translated: MVAGALRRLGIGALDALLPPHCLTCDAPVEAQGGLCADCFGKLSFVSAPFCVRCGVPFPHAGMGTPMADGAWCEACVEAPLPSPQPARRCAMTPAPRR
- a CDS encoding ComF family protein — encoded protein: MRGLRRGPPAFTAARAALRYDAGAKALILPFKHRDAVEMARPLARHMARAGRELLAEADMLLPVPLHRWRLFARRHNQAALLAAALSRLSGVPHRPLLLRRLRRTRPLGEMGARDRAMELEGAFGLAPGAARLLAGRRVVLVDDVLTSGATADACARALLAGGAARVDVLAAARVPDPRMEGA